From Solwaraspora sp. WMMD1047, the proteins below share one genomic window:
- a CDS encoding Xaa-Pro dipeptidyl-peptidase, with translation MPSLGPVMSIVAGVTGLLTIMVPVAPAVAAADPPGIVVRDGLTQPVFPLAEAIEERVWVQTGLDTDHDGVPDRVAIDISRPGATATDGLKVPVIFEHSPYRKDVWGDVPYPSVLVDELPQSGVGAGSARSARSSNARGVANLPGSLDDYYVPRGYAVVLGQSIGTGDSDGCPTSGDMAETLGTKAVIDWLNGRAMGYDAAGAPVTASWTTGAVGMIGVSYNGTLPNMVATTGVTGLRTIVPIAAISSWYDYYRAHGLVVAPGTYQGEDADVLAKFTAGRTRAQGRCRDELDRLTAEQDRVTGDYTRFWRDRDYVDARRVRASVFLVHGLQDWNVKTENFAGWWDELARHGVDRKIWLHQGGHGGPGNAAAVTLPDGRTWTYKQTEHRWFDHWLWNVDNGIMAEPTAVVQREDRGYRSYRDWPDPAARDVALRLSATTATAPGDLVPVRRPRTGTTQSLVDEGRTIPPDELVADPDQASPNRLVYRTPPLAAEARLSGRPEVVLRLSVDNRTAANVTAYLVEYGPPGTAADPVVVTRGWLDPQNRFGLANSRPVRPGHAYDLRWTLEPKDHVFRSGSRIGLVVFSSDQEYTLLPLGGTRLTVTPSFSEVRLPIVGGAAALGR, from the coding sequence ATGCCGAGTCTCGGTCCCGTCATGTCGATCGTCGCCGGAGTCACCGGCCTGCTGACCATCATGGTTCCGGTAGCACCGGCGGTCGCCGCGGCCGATCCACCGGGCATCGTGGTCCGCGACGGGCTGACCCAGCCGGTCTTCCCGCTCGCCGAGGCGATCGAGGAACGGGTGTGGGTGCAGACCGGACTCGACACCGACCACGACGGTGTCCCCGACCGGGTGGCGATCGACATCAGCCGGCCGGGCGCGACGGCGACCGACGGACTGAAGGTGCCGGTCATCTTCGAGCACAGTCCGTACCGCAAGGACGTCTGGGGGGACGTGCCGTACCCGAGCGTGCTGGTCGACGAGTTGCCCCAGTCGGGGGTGGGGGCCGGCTCGGCCAGGTCCGCCCGATCGTCGAACGCGCGCGGCGTCGCGAACCTGCCCGGCAGCCTGGACGACTACTACGTGCCGCGTGGTTACGCGGTGGTGCTCGGCCAGAGCATCGGCACCGGTGACTCGGACGGCTGCCCCACCTCCGGCGACATGGCGGAGACCCTCGGCACCAAGGCGGTGATCGACTGGCTCAACGGGCGGGCGATGGGCTACGACGCCGCCGGCGCACCGGTCACCGCGAGCTGGACCACCGGTGCCGTCGGCATGATCGGCGTCTCCTACAACGGAACCCTGCCGAACATGGTGGCCACCACCGGGGTCACCGGACTGCGCACGATCGTGCCGATCGCCGCGATCAGCAGCTGGTACGACTACTACCGGGCGCACGGCCTGGTGGTGGCTCCCGGCACCTACCAGGGCGAGGACGCCGACGTGCTGGCGAAGTTCACGGCCGGTCGGACCCGGGCGCAGGGACGGTGCCGAGACGAGCTGGACCGCCTGACGGCGGAACAGGACCGGGTCACCGGTGACTACACGCGGTTCTGGCGCGACCGTGACTACGTGGACGCGCGTCGGGTGCGGGCCAGCGTGTTCCTGGTCCACGGGCTGCAGGACTGGAACGTCAAGACGGAGAACTTCGCGGGTTGGTGGGACGAACTCGCCCGGCACGGCGTGGACCGCAAGATCTGGCTGCACCAGGGCGGGCACGGCGGGCCGGGCAATGCCGCCGCGGTGACCCTGCCGGACGGCCGGACCTGGACCTACAAGCAGACCGAGCACCGCTGGTTCGACCACTGGCTGTGGAACGTGGACAACGGGATCATGGCCGAACCGACGGCGGTGGTGCAGCGGGAGGACCGCGGCTACCGCAGCTACCGGGACTGGCCGGACCCGGCTGCCCGGGACGTCGCGCTGCGGCTCTCGGCGACCACTGCCACCGCGCCGGGCGATCTGGTGCCGGTTCGGCGACCGCGTACCGGCACCACCCAGAGCCTGGTCGACGAGGGCCGGACCATCCCGCCCGACGAGCTGGTGGCGGATCCGGATCAGGCCAGCCCGAACCGACTCGTCTACCGGACGCCGCCGCTCGCCGCCGAGGCGCGGCTCTCCGGCCGGCCGGAGGTGGTGCTGCGACTGTCGGTGGACAACCGGACCGCGGCCAACGTCACGGCCTACCTGGTCGAGTACGGCCCACCCGGAACCGCCGCCGATCCGGTCGTGGTGACCCGGGGCTGGCTTGATCCCCAGAACCGGTTCGGCCTGGCCAACAGTCGACCGGTCCGGCCCGGCCACGCCTACGACCTGCGCTGGACGCTGGAACCGAAGGACCACGTGTTCCGGTCGGGCAGCCGGATCGGCCTGGTGGTCTTCTCCAGCGACCAGGAGTACACCCTGCTCCCGCTCGGCGGCACCCGGCTGACCGTCACGCCGTCGTTCAGCGAGGTGCGGCTGCCGATCGTCGGTGGCGCGGCGGCGTTGGGTCGCTGA
- a CDS encoding LuxR C-terminal-related transcriptional regulator gives MVRTVHRGGRYVDPQLAAEAISAGDSPLTPREADVLELAADGAPVDEIAERAALSPGTVRNYLSSAVAKVGAANRHEAARIARRYGWI, from the coding sequence GTGGTCCGTACCGTGCATCGGGGCGGCCGCTACGTCGACCCGCAGCTTGCGGCGGAGGCGATAAGCGCCGGGGACAGCCCGCTGACGCCCCGCGAGGCGGACGTCCTGGAGTTGGCCGCCGACGGCGCCCCGGTCGACGAGATCGCCGAGCGGGCAGCGCTGTCGCCCGGCACCGTCCGCAACTACCTCTCCTCGGCGGTGGCGAAGGTCGGTGCCGCCAACCGGCACGAGGCGGCCCGCATCGCCCGCCGGTACGGCTGGATCTGA
- a CDS encoding FAD-dependent oxidoreductase produces the protein MDRTDLDVLVVGAGVSGLTTAVLLAEEGLRVGIWTAEQPQATTSVAAGALWGPYLVEHVDRVAVWSGQTLAVLRELALLPETGVRIVSGIEASRTPVEPPDWGRQLDGFRICVPAELPAGFRVGWRFTVPLVDMPTYLSYLEKRLVSAGGFIEIRRIAALREATAMAPVVVNCAGIGAYELVPDSNLTPIRGQLVVVENPGITEFFSEDTGDSPELVHFYPHIDTVVLGGSAQYGVWSREPDPAIAAGIIARCAAIEPRLRDARVIDHRVGLRPACPRPRVETEVLDGTRVISNYGHGGAGVTLSWGCARDVAAAVRAG, from the coding sequence GTGGACCGTACTGATCTGGATGTCCTGGTGGTCGGTGCCGGTGTCTCCGGCCTCACCACCGCGGTGCTGCTCGCCGAGGAGGGTCTGCGGGTGGGCATCTGGACGGCCGAGCAGCCGCAGGCCACCACCTCGGTGGCCGCCGGTGCACTGTGGGGTCCGTACCTGGTCGAGCACGTCGACCGGGTAGCCGTCTGGAGTGGACAGACCCTGGCCGTGCTGCGGGAGCTCGCCCTGCTGCCGGAGACCGGGGTTCGGATCGTGTCGGGTATCGAGGCGTCCCGGACCCCGGTGGAACCGCCGGACTGGGGCCGGCAACTCGACGGGTTCCGGATCTGCGTCCCCGCCGAACTGCCGGCCGGTTTCCGGGTCGGCTGGCGATTCACCGTGCCGCTTGTCGACATGCCGACCTACCTCAGCTACCTGGAGAAGCGGCTGGTCAGTGCCGGGGGGTTCATCGAGATCCGGCGGATAGCCGCGCTGCGGGAGGCCACCGCGATGGCTCCGGTGGTGGTCAACTGTGCCGGCATCGGCGCGTACGAGCTGGTCCCCGACTCGAACCTGACGCCGATCCGCGGCCAGCTCGTGGTGGTGGAGAATCCCGGCATCACCGAGTTCTTCTCGGAGGACACCGGCGACTCGCCGGAGCTGGTGCATTTCTACCCGCACATCGACACGGTGGTGCTGGGCGGCAGCGCCCAGTACGGAGTGTGGAGCCGCGAGCCGGATCCGGCGATCGCGGCCGGGATCATCGCCCGGTGCGCGGCCATCGAACCGCGGCTGCGGGACGCCCGGGTGATCGACCACCGGGTGGGGCTGCGACCGGCCTGCCCGCGGCCCCGGGTGGAGACCGAGGTGTTGGACGGGACCAGGGTGATCAGCAACTACGGTCACGGCGGGGCCGGCGTGACGCTCTCCTGGGGGTGCGCCCGCGACGTCGCGGCCGCGGTACGCGCCGGGTGA
- the erm gene encoding ErmE/ErmH/ErmO/ErmR family 23S rRNA (adenine(2058)-N(6))-methyltransferase: MLGQNFLRDPAIIAEIVRAARPGPDDLIIEVGAGRGSLTRPLARACRALVAYEVDPDLAARLAAESRADPSVRVLAGDFLASRPPDEPFAVVGNIPYASTTRIVEWCLAAPRLTAATLVTQLEYARKRCGDYGRWSMRTVQTWPLFDWRLAGRIPRHRFHPAPRVDAAILRLSRRAVPALGDRELAAYERFVALGFSGVGGSLRASLCRGHDRRRVEAALRSCRVSPETVVGQVWPEQWIALFRAVHGRR, from the coding sequence GTGCTGGGGCAGAACTTCCTGCGCGACCCCGCGATCATCGCCGAGATCGTCCGCGCCGCGCGACCCGGTCCGGACGACCTGATCATCGAGGTCGGGGCCGGCCGGGGGAGCCTGACCCGGCCGCTGGCCCGCGCCTGCCGCGCCCTGGTCGCGTACGAGGTCGACCCGGACCTGGCGGCCCGGCTCGCCGCCGAGTCGCGGGCCGACCCCTCGGTCCGGGTCCTGGCGGGGGACTTCCTGGCCAGCCGCCCACCGGACGAGCCGTTCGCGGTGGTGGGCAACATCCCGTACGCCTCGACCACCCGCATCGTCGAGTGGTGCCTGGCCGCGCCGCGGCTCACCGCGGCCACCCTGGTGACCCAGCTGGAGTACGCCCGCAAGCGGTGCGGCGACTACGGACGGTGGAGCATGCGCACGGTGCAGACCTGGCCGCTGTTCGACTGGCGACTGGCCGGGCGCATCCCCCGGCACCGGTTCCACCCCGCGCCCCGGGTGGACGCCGCGATCCTGCGCCTGAGCCGCCGGGCCGTGCCGGCGCTCGGCGACCGCGAACTGGCCGCGTACGAGCGGTTCGTGGCGCTGGGGTTCAGCGGAGTCGGCGGTTCGCTGCGGGCCTCGCTGTGTCGCGGACACGATCGGCGCCGGGTCGAGGCGGCGTTGCGGTCCTGCCGGGTGTCGCCGGAGACGGTGGTCGGGCAGGTCTGGCCGGAGCAGTGGATCGCCCTGTTCCGCGCCGTGCACGGAAGGCGCTGA